From Paenibacillus sp. V4I7, one genomic window encodes:
- a CDS encoding amidohydrolase has protein sequence MRIDAHQHYWKMDRGDYGWLTPELSVLYRDFLPNDLIPHLHQHNLDQTIVVQAAPTLEETDYLLSLCEESDTIAGVVGWLNLNDPDYQVHYERFSQHPKYVGFRVMIQEMPDASVILEHHFIDALRYFAEKDVPIDLLVVSHQLEPVVQLLNLVPGLRAVIDHIAKPRIADGVMEPWKSQMAAIAKHPNIYCKLSGMVTEANHTEWKREDFTGYIQHVLDIFGTERVLFGSDWPVCLLAADYDDVVEVLTQALPGNWSEADKVRLFGLNAKEFYKL, from the coding sequence ATGCGGATCGATGCACACCAGCATTATTGGAAGATGGATCGGGGTGACTATGGGTGGCTTACACCGGAGCTGTCGGTATTATATCGTGATTTTCTGCCGAACGACTTAATACCCCACCTGCACCAGCACAACTTGGATCAAACGATAGTGGTTCAAGCGGCGCCCACATTAGAAGAAACGGATTATCTATTATCACTATGTGAGGAATCAGATACGATTGCCGGTGTAGTAGGATGGCTCAATCTGAATGATCCTGACTATCAAGTCCATTACGAAAGGTTTAGCCAGCACCCCAAATATGTAGGCTTTAGGGTCATGATTCAAGAAATGCCGGATGCGAGTGTTATACTCGAGCATCATTTTATAGATGCGCTCCGATATTTTGCTGAAAAAGATGTACCCATTGATCTGCTTGTCGTTTCCCACCAATTAGAACCAGTGGTTCAACTCTTGAATTTGGTTCCGGGTTTACGCGCAGTTATTGATCATATAGCTAAACCGCGAATTGCGGATGGCGTTATGGAGCCTTGGAAAAGCCAAATGGCGGCTATTGCGAAGCATCCAAATATATATTGTAAGCTATCCGGTATGGTAACAGAAGCCAATCATACGGAGTGGAAGCGTGAGGATTTTACTGGTTATATCCAGCATGTACTAGATATATTCGGAACGGAACGCGTTTTATTTGGCAGTGATTGGCCGGTTTGTTTGCTCGCTGCAGACTACGATGATGTCGTCGAGGTGCTTACTCAAGCCTTGCCAGGAAATTGGTCGGAAGCCGATAAAGTTCGCTTATTCGGACTAAATGCAAAGGAATTTTATAAATTATGA
- the tkt gene encoding transketolase, which translates to MNQTTVGIEELSINTIRTLTIDAVEKAAMGHPGMPMGAAPMAYALWTRHLKHNPTNPKWVDRDRFVLSAGHGSMLLYSLLHLSGYDVTIDDIKEFRQWGSRTPGHPEYGHTAGVEATTGPLGQGVAMAVGMAMAEAHQASVYNKPNFPIVDHFTYAICGDGDLMEGVSSEAASLAGHLKLGKLIVLYDSNDISLDGELNMSFSENIRTRIESYGWQYLRVEEQNNVAAISAAIEEGKADLGRPTLIEIKTTIGFGSPNKAGKGGHGGTHGSPLGKEELLLTKQALGWPLEPDFYVPAEVYKHFAQHKELGAQAQTSWEQLWNSYQAAYPELAQQFELANSGDLPADWNADVPRFTPESGAISTRTASGKVINGLAKRVPQLVGGSADLASSNFTMINDAAAFSAADYSGRNFWFGVREFAMGAALNGMLLHGGLRAFGGTFLVFSDYLRGAIRLSALMKLPVAYVFTHDSIAVGEDGPTHQPIEQIPSLRMIPDLTLFRPADANETAAAWEYVLQAKEGPFVFALSRQNLPVLLGTDQLAFAHIHQGAYILSDVDASATPDVQLIATGSEVTLALDVKKQLAQYGIGARVISMPSRELFEQQPEEVRNDILLPQVKANVVIEMAYPAGWEEITGGDGFVVGIRKFGASAKADRVIREYGFTADAIVQQIRQKYFQ; encoded by the coding sequence TTGAATCAGACAACTGTTGGCATTGAAGAGTTAAGCATCAATACAATTAGAACGCTTACAATCGATGCAGTAGAGAAAGCTGCTATGGGTCATCCTGGTATGCCGATGGGCGCGGCGCCTATGGCGTATGCACTATGGACGCGGCACTTGAAGCACAATCCTACGAATCCCAAATGGGTAGATCGTGATCGATTTGTTCTTTCGGCAGGACACGGTTCGATGCTGCTTTATAGCTTGCTGCACCTAAGTGGCTATGATGTAACCATTGATGACATCAAGGAATTCCGTCAATGGGGAAGCCGCACACCAGGGCATCCGGAATATGGTCATACGGCAGGTGTTGAAGCAACGACGGGACCTCTTGGCCAAGGAGTCGCTATGGCTGTCGGAATGGCGATGGCCGAAGCTCATCAGGCTTCTGTCTACAATAAACCGAACTTCCCAATCGTTGATCACTTCACGTATGCCATTTGCGGAGATGGCGATTTGATGGAAGGTGTCTCCTCCGAAGCTGCTTCATTGGCTGGTCATTTGAAATTGGGCAAGCTAATTGTGCTCTACGATTCAAATGATATTTCGCTCGACGGCGAGTTGAACATGTCGTTCTCTGAAAATATCCGGACGCGTATTGAATCCTATGGTTGGCAATACTTACGTGTGGAAGAACAAAACAACGTCGCAGCGATTTCCGCTGCGATCGAAGAAGGCAAGGCGGATCTGGGTCGTCCAACCCTGATTGAGATCAAAACAACGATCGGCTTCGGCAGTCCGAACAAAGCCGGCAAAGGCGGCCACGGCGGCACGCACGGTTCGCCGCTTGGCAAAGAAGAGCTGCTGCTGACGAAGCAGGCTCTGGGCTGGCCGCTTGAGCCGGACTTCTACGTCCCGGCCGAGGTCTACAAGCACTTCGCCCAGCACAAGGAACTGGGCGCACAAGCCCAAACAAGCTGGGAGCAGCTGTGGAACAGCTACCAGGCTGCGTACCCCGAGCTTGCTCAGCAATTCGAGCTCGCCAACAGCGGCGACCTTCCAGCGGACTGGAATGCCGATGTGCCGCGCTTTACCCCCGAGAGCGGCGCTATATCAACACGTACAGCTTCTGGCAAAGTGATTAACGGCTTGGCGAAGCGGGTACCTCAGCTAGTAGGAGGCTCCGCCGACCTAGCGAGCTCCAACTTCACCATGATTAACGACGCCGCGGCATTCAGCGCCGCCGATTACAGCGGCCGCAACTTCTGGTTCGGCGTCCGCGAGTTCGCCATGGGCGCAGCACTGAACGGCATGCTGCTGCACGGCGGATTGCGAGCTTTCGGCGGAACGTTCCTCGTGTTCAGCGACTATTTGCGCGGCGCGATTCGCTTGTCCGCGCTCATGAAGCTCCCTGTTGCGTACGTTTTCACGCATGACAGCATCGCTGTCGGCGAAGACGGTCCGACGCATCAGCCGATCGAACAGATCCCATCCTTGCGGATGATTCCGGATCTGACGCTGTTTCGTCCTGCGGACGCTAACGAAACTGCAGCAGCTTGGGAGTATGTTCTCCAAGCGAAGGAAGGTCCGTTTGTATTCGCGCTCTCGCGTCAGAATTTGCCAGTGCTTCTGGGCACGGATCAGCTTGCTTTTGCTCATATTCACCAAGGGGCTTATATTTTATCCGATGTTGACGCATCAGCAACCCCTGACGTTCAACTCATCGCAACGGGCTCTGAAGTAACCTTAGCACTTGACGTGAAGAAGCAGTTGGCGCAATATGGTATTGGGGCTCGTGTTATTTCCATGCCAAGCCGTGAATTGTTCGAGCAGCAGCCAGAAGAGGTGCGGAATGACATCCTTTTACCACAAGTAAAAGCGAATGTTGTTATTGAGATGGCTTATCCTGCTGGATGGGAAGAGATTACGGGAGGCGATGGCTTCGTTGTTGGCATCCGTAAATTTGGTGCATCAGCGAAGGCGGATCGAGTAATTCGTGAATACGGCTTTACAGCAGATGCAATCGTTCAACAAATCAGACAGAAGTATTTCCAATAA
- the pelF gene encoding GT4 family glycosyltransferase PelF yields the protein MKIALLVEGSYPYVSGGVANWIQMLVSAMPEHEFEIIAISSSRKEASSYKYKLPPNISGIHDVFMMDYLNQEEGKPPRLTKKEAASCLEWFAFQKNSEQSIPCIADPNKLGNPISFMKSEIFWDFLVASYEQEMPNHSFNSYFWTWRSMYLPAIYLLQQSYPVADVYHAVSTGYAGLIATYLRMKHKKPFLLTEHGVYAREREEEILKSVWVDPPFKKRWIAYFYHMSQGAYQTANRTISLYQGTQQIQLELGLHAEKAMIIPNGIDYHRLSVLPRHPSTSAKGIVFGALVRLVPIKDIKTMLYAVRLASHDIPDMRLWIMGPTDEDPDYYQECVALTRNLHMEEIVTFMGRVAIDDYLPKIDALILSSISEGQPLSVLEGMAAGIPWICTEVGSCRELLEGKDEHDVGIAGYVVPPVNPKAMSEAMVKMYTLPEERAYMGQVGRNRVEAYYQIDHFIDAYRQLYDEVVT from the coding sequence ATGAAAATCGCATTGTTAGTGGAAGGAAGTTACCCTTACGTGTCAGGTGGGGTAGCCAATTGGATTCAGATGTTGGTCTCAGCAATGCCAGAGCATGAATTTGAAATCATCGCGATTTCTTCATCTCGTAAAGAGGCCTCAAGCTATAAATACAAGCTTCCGCCCAATATTTCAGGCATTCATGATGTTTTCATGATGGATTACCTGAATCAAGAAGAGGGTAAGCCTCCACGATTAACCAAGAAAGAGGCTGCATCCTGTCTGGAGTGGTTTGCTTTTCAAAAAAATTCCGAGCAATCTATTCCCTGCATTGCTGATCCTAATAAGCTGGGAAATCCGATTAGCTTTATGAAAAGTGAAATATTTTGGGATTTCCTGGTTGCTTCCTATGAGCAAGAAATGCCGAATCATTCGTTTAATAGCTATTTCTGGACGTGGAGATCCATGTACCTCCCTGCCATTTATCTACTGCAGCAGTCCTATCCGGTAGCCGATGTGTATCATGCTGTTTCGACCGGATATGCTGGTTTGATCGCCACTTATCTGCGAATGAAGCATAAGAAGCCATTCCTGCTTACAGAGCATGGCGTTTACGCACGTGAACGGGAAGAAGAGATTTTGAAATCAGTGTGGGTAGATCCTCCTTTCAAAAAAAGATGGATCGCATATTTCTACCATATGTCCCAAGGTGCTTATCAGACGGCTAACCGAACCATTTCTCTTTATCAAGGTACGCAGCAAATTCAGCTTGAGCTCGGACTTCATGCTGAGAAAGCTATGATTATCCCCAATGGCATTGATTACCACAGATTGTCAGTGCTTCCAAGACATCCGAGTACCTCCGCTAAAGGGATAGTCTTCGGGGCCTTAGTACGTCTCGTACCCATTAAGGATATTAAGACGATGCTCTACGCTGTTCGGCTCGCCAGTCATGACATCCCTGACATGCGTCTTTGGATTATGGGGCCAACGGACGAAGATCCTGATTACTATCAAGAATGCGTAGCCTTAACCCGAAATCTCCATATGGAGGAGATTGTTACTTTTATGGGAAGGGTAGCGATTGACGACTATTTACCCAAGATTGATGCGCTCATACTGAGCTCGATTAGTGAAGGTCAGCCCCTGTCAGTTCTGGAAGGAATGGCCGCAGGAATACCGTGGATCTGTACGGAGGTAGGCAGCTGCCGCGAGCTGCTGGAGGGGAAGGATGAGCACGATGTCGGAATAGCCGGCTATGTCGTTCCTCCTGTTAATCCAAAAGCCATGTCTGAGGCTATGGTGAAAATGTATACACTCCCGGAAGAGCGAGCATATATGGGACAAGTAGGACGCAATCGTGTGGAGGCCTATTATCAGATTGATCATTTTATTGATGCTTATCGGCAGTTATATGATGAGGTGGTTACCTAA
- a CDS encoding LysR family transcriptional regulator: protein MVNFELYKVFYLTAKTGSLSKAAKELYITQPSVSHSIKLLEDTLGLQLFARTSKGVELTKEGAVLFSYIEQAYNFISLAEEKLSELRNFSSGEIKIGGSDSLCKHYLLPFLESFHVQYPHVQINLVHGTTPEIVKHLKEGKIDIGIVRTPILDDQLQVREGITIQDCFVTGPKYRELSLGKVSLAKLLTYPIILFSSNSSSRKFVTRLFSENGLLLEPEIELGSVDLLIEFAKIGFGVSFVTKEFVAKELVDGSLFEVNIDATIPSTKIGIITLKNMPLSTAASAFVAELESPES, encoded by the coding sequence ATGGTGAATTTTGAGCTTTATAAAGTATTTTATCTGACTGCCAAAACTGGCAGCTTATCTAAAGCAGCAAAAGAGCTGTACATTACCCAGCCCAGTGTCTCCCACTCGATCAAATTGTTGGAGGATACTCTGGGACTGCAGCTGTTTGCAAGGACGTCCAAAGGAGTCGAGCTTACAAAGGAAGGCGCTGTGCTTTTTTCCTACATCGAGCAGGCGTACAACTTTATTTCACTTGCGGAGGAGAAATTAAGTGAGCTTCGTAATTTCTCTAGCGGAGAAATCAAAATTGGCGGCAGCGACTCCTTGTGCAAACACTATCTGCTCCCTTTCTTGGAGTCATTCCATGTGCAATATCCGCATGTGCAGATTAACTTAGTCCACGGAACGACACCGGAAATTGTGAAGCATCTGAAGGAAGGCAAAATTGATATTGGAATTGTCAGGACGCCTATTCTTGATGACCAATTGCAGGTGCGAGAAGGCATTACCATTCAGGATTGCTTCGTAACGGGACCAAAATACCGAGAGCTATCATTGGGAAAAGTCTCCCTTGCTAAGCTTTTAACCTACCCGATCATCTTATTTTCGAGTAATAGCTCATCACGGAAATTCGTTACCCGACTGTTCAGTGAAAATGGCCTGCTGCTGGAACCGGAAATTGAGCTCGGCAGCGTGGATTTACTCATTGAATTCGCAAAGATCGGCTTTGGCGTTTCCTTCGTAACCAAAGAATTTGTAGCGAAGGAGTTGGTAGACGGTAGCTTGTTTGAGGTGAATATTGACGCTACCATTCCGTCGACTAAGATCGGCATTATCACTTTGAAAAATATGCCGCTATCGACCGCTGCCTCTGCTTTCGTTGCAGAATTGGAGAGTCCTGAAAGTTGA
- a CDS encoding AraC family transcriptional regulator codes for MHPVRKVFNGNDAFPFSFAYKNTKSSQSELPDHFHDWYEIVYVYRGKGTFFIDHTFYEMKQGDLFLIPGNTIHRATPDKETPVTSTAIYFSPNIVQTPNLGDYFSYLHCFEQAAGHHNYKFETLLAQRQHLDSWLESIQYEFKHPNLGHRQAILLQLLQLLLFLNRDLSSGTKPSTGDSIAPPIWMREILLYIDQHFCEDIGLKTLSKQASVTPAHFSRVFKQLIGMNITAYIMTKRIIRAKQLLSENDLNISIIAEMCGFESLPHFHAMFKRVLGMTPAAARKSAR; via the coding sequence ATGCATCCCGTCCGTAAAGTTTTCAATGGGAACGATGCCTTCCCGTTTTCATTTGCCTATAAAAACACAAAGAGCTCGCAAAGCGAGCTTCCTGATCATTTCCACGATTGGTATGAAATTGTATATGTGTATCGAGGAAAAGGAACCTTCTTTATCGATCACACGTTTTATGAAATGAAACAAGGCGATCTCTTTCTCATCCCTGGCAATACGATTCACCGGGCAACTCCGGATAAAGAGACGCCTGTAACGTCCACAGCGATTTATTTCAGCCCCAACATCGTACAGACTCCTAACTTGGGTGACTATTTCTCTTATTTGCATTGCTTCGAGCAAGCTGCAGGACATCACAATTACAAGTTTGAAACTTTACTCGCACAGCGTCAACACCTAGATTCATGGTTGGAATCCATTCAATATGAATTCAAACATCCGAATTTGGGTCACCGGCAAGCTATCTTGCTGCAGCTTCTTCAACTCCTGCTTTTTTTGAATCGTGATCTGAGTTCCGGCACGAAACCTAGCACTGGGGATTCTATCGCTCCCCCTATTTGGATGAGGGAAATTTTACTCTATATCGATCAGCATTTCTGTGAGGACATTGGCCTTAAGACGCTTTCGAAGCAAGCTTCCGTCACACCTGCCCATTTTAGCCGAGTATTTAAGCAGCTAATTGGGATGAATATTACCGCCTATATCATGACCAAACGAATTATCCGAGCGAAGCAGCTGCTTAGCGAAAACGATCTCAACATTAGCATCATCGCAGAAATGTGCGGCTTCGAGAGCTTACCTCATTTTCATGCCATGTTCAAAAGAGTTCTGGGAATGACTCCCGCGGCTGCCAGAAAGTCGGCTAGATAG
- a CDS encoding aldo/keto reductase, with product MRYRKLGKTGLDVSVLSFGASSLGSVFRETNEEESIRTVHTAIDMGINLIDVSPFYGLTKAETVLGKAIAQLERDRFILTTKAGRYGAEDFDFSKQRILESVDESLQRLQTDYIDILYLHDIEFAPFNEILEGAFPALDALKQSGKIRYFGVSGLPVAIFEKALAHKELDSVLSYCHYSLNDTSLLDIVPLLEKHGVGLVNASPLSMGLLSTRPAAEWHPASGEIQRLCKQAAEHCASKGTDIAKLAVQYATANERIPTTLVSTANPENIRKNIEWTDEPTDIELLQEVLEILTPIHNKSWISGRTEYNEKTYV from the coding sequence ATGAGATATCGTAAATTAGGCAAAACCGGGCTTGACGTCTCAGTGCTGAGCTTTGGTGCATCCTCACTTGGATCTGTATTCCGTGAAACAAACGAAGAAGAAAGCATCCGAACCGTTCATACAGCGATTGATATGGGCATTAATCTGATTGATGTGTCACCTTTTTATGGGTTAACCAAAGCTGAGACAGTACTAGGTAAAGCGATAGCCCAATTGGAGCGGGATCGTTTCATCCTGACGACGAAGGCGGGACGGTACGGAGCGGAAGATTTCGATTTCTCGAAGCAGCGAATTCTGGAAAGTGTTGATGAGAGCTTACAACGGCTTCAAACGGATTATATCGATATCTTATATTTACACGATATTGAGTTTGCACCATTTAATGAGATTCTGGAAGGCGCTTTCCCTGCGCTAGATGCATTGAAGCAATCAGGCAAGATTCGTTATTTTGGGGTATCCGGTTTACCGGTAGCTATATTTGAAAAGGCATTGGCTCACAAAGAACTGGATTCCGTCTTGTCCTACTGTCACTATAGTTTGAACGATACTTCCTTGTTGGATATAGTTCCGCTTCTGGAAAAGCATGGGGTCGGTTTGGTGAATGCATCACCGCTGTCAATGGGGCTTCTGAGCACTAGACCAGCAGCAGAATGGCATCCAGCCTCAGGCGAAATTCAGCGTCTATGTAAACAGGCTGCTGAACACTGTGCAAGTAAGGGGACTGACATTGCCAAATTGGCTGTGCAGTATGCAACAGCGAATGAACGCATACCAACAACTCTGGTCAGTACAGCAAACCCGGAAAACATACGCAAAAATATCGAATGGACGGATGAGCCTACCGATATCGAGTTACTTCAAGAAGTGCTGGAGATTCTGACGCCCATTCACAATAAGTCTTGGATTAGTGGAAGAACGGAATATAACGAGAAGACCTATGTGTAA
- the fsa gene encoding fructose-6-phosphate aldolase, with protein sequence MKLFIDTANVDEIRKAHALGVVAGVTTNPSLIAKEGRDFFETVKEIISIVGDVPISAEVVSLKADEMVEQGKKLAKLSPNVVIKLPMTLDGLQATSVFRSLDIPTNVTLIFSSTQALLAARAGATYVSPFIGRLDDINQVGMNLIKEISQIFQVHGIKSEIISASVRHSAHVIEAALAGSHIATVPYKVIESMSKHPLTDAGIEKFLADWEGAKQEKF encoded by the coding sequence ATGAAATTGTTTATCGACACAGCCAATGTAGACGAAATTCGCAAAGCTCACGCGTTAGGTGTTGTAGCAGGAGTAACAACCAACCCTTCACTGATTGCTAAAGAAGGTAGAGACTTCTTCGAAACAGTGAAAGAAATCATCTCCATCGTCGGCGATGTACCGATTAGTGCAGAAGTCGTTTCACTGAAAGCAGATGAAATGGTTGAGCAGGGCAAGAAGCTTGCTAAACTAAGCCCAAATGTTGTCATTAAGCTTCCAATGACGTTGGATGGACTTCAAGCGACTAGCGTGTTCAGATCACTTGACATCCCAACGAACGTAACCTTGATCTTCAGCTCGACGCAAGCTTTACTGGCTGCACGCGCAGGAGCAACTTACGTATCACCATTTATCGGACGTTTGGATGATATCAACCAAGTGGGTATGAATCTGATTAAAGAAATCAGCCAAATCTTCCAAGTACACGGTATCAAATCAGAAATCATCTCTGCCAGCGTTCGTCACTCCGCTCATGTGATTGAAGCTGCGCTTGCAGGGTCACATATTGCTACAGTGCCTTACAAAGTTATCGAGTCCATGAGCAAGCACCCGCTAACAGATGCGGGGATCGAGAAGTTTTTGGCCGATTGGGAAGGCG
- the pelG gene encoding exopolysaccharide Pel transporter PelG → MAGIGFTLQKLFRDDYLSLRVRAYAYASFIAAGPWMLSVGSIALINFMLVQFGHVDDAQRQLFIVTVSYCFIFSQILSGGWQLSVTRYLADHFFQNRLEVVTPTYVGISRIILGISLIIAVIFYWSSPVSMVYKVTSVLLFFMIGQIWLAMVFLTAAKDYKIISYSFLAGGLVSIIGVIILMRYPIAFEQHEQATNILIGFSCGILLTMSMLVFVLLRSFPAKEASNPYGFLHYVDKYPSLLWVGFLYNAGVWMPNIIVWLGPSGVRIEETFMYSPIYDTPVFLANLTIIPSLVLFVVSVETQFYDKYKTFYGYVTHGGTLEMITKAKKRMVEVLWRELYRLTKLQGILTLFIILISDMLLERLGLQEIVIDIFKMCALGALMNAIMLINILIMLYFEDRKGAVITGGIYFTLNVILTFALLPLGFDYYGFSYFMAGLAAYSWSGYRLLNFLKRIEVHTFISQSIINKEVRGFFTRLSEKAYWRF, encoded by the coding sequence ATGGCGGGAATCGGATTTACCCTGCAGAAGTTGTTCCGCGATGACTATCTTTCACTAAGAGTTCGGGCTTATGCCTACGCTTCTTTCATCGCTGCTGGTCCTTGGATGCTATCTGTCGGTAGTATTGCTCTGATTAACTTTATGCTTGTTCAATTCGGGCATGTAGATGACGCTCAGCGTCAATTGTTTATTGTTACGGTATCGTATTGTTTCATTTTCTCGCAAATACTTTCCGGAGGCTGGCAGCTAAGTGTTACAAGGTATTTGGCAGATCATTTCTTTCAAAATCGACTAGAGGTCGTCACACCTACCTATGTTGGTATTAGTAGGATCATACTCGGTATTTCGCTCATTATTGCAGTGATTTTTTATTGGTCGTCCCCAGTATCAATGGTTTATAAAGTGACGAGCGTATTGTTATTTTTCATGATAGGACAAATTTGGCTGGCCATGGTCTTTTTAACAGCGGCTAAGGATTATAAGATTATATCCTATTCGTTTTTGGCAGGTGGACTGGTCTCGATCATCGGTGTGATTATTCTGATGAGGTACCCCATTGCTTTCGAGCAACATGAGCAGGCGACCAACATTTTAATAGGTTTTAGCTGTGGTATTCTACTTACCATGAGCATGCTAGTATTTGTGCTGCTGCGTTCGTTTCCGGCTAAAGAAGCGTCTAATCCATATGGTTTTTTACATTATGTCGATAAATATCCTTCGCTCCTTTGGGTCGGATTTCTTTATAACGCAGGCGTATGGATGCCTAACATTATCGTTTGGTTAGGACCATCCGGTGTCCGGATCGAGGAGACGTTTATGTATAGCCCCATCTACGATACCCCTGTCTTTCTGGCAAATCTTACAATTATTCCGTCACTCGTTCTGTTCGTCGTTTCCGTGGAGACGCAATTTTATGATAAATACAAAACGTTCTACGGCTATGTGACCCATGGCGGAACCCTGGAGATGATCACCAAGGCGAAGAAGCGAATGGTCGAGGTGCTCTGGCGTGAATTGTATCGTCTGACGAAGCTGCAAGGCATATTGACGCTATTTATCATTTTAATCAGTGATATGCTTTTAGAAAGGCTTGGTTTACAAGAAATCGTAATCGACATATTTAAGATGTGTGCGCTAGGAGCACTGATGAATGCCATTATGCTCATTAATATCTTAATCATGCTGTATTTCGAAGATCGCAAAGGGGCCGTCATTACCGGGGGAATCTATTTCACCTTAAATGTAATATTAACTTTCGCACTGCTGCCTCTGGGCTTCGATTATTATGGGTTTAGCTACTTTATGGCAGGGCTTGCTGCTTATAGCTGGAGCGGCTATCGATTACTGAACTTTTTGAAGCGGATCGAGGTTCATACCTTTATCTCGCAAAGCATTATTAATAAGGAAGTTCGAGGATTCTTCACCCGATTAAGTGAAAAAGCTTACTGGCGATTCTAA
- a CDS encoding zinc-binding alcohol dehydrogenase family protein, translating into MRAIVCEQIEKFKLAEVQEPSLRAGEAIVRIKRIGICGTDLHAYKGNQPFFSYPRILGHELAGYIEQISEGVTGLQVGDQVSIVPYMHCGACIACRNGKTNCCTDMRVLGVHIDGGMRELISLPASHLIKTDGLTLDQAAMLEPLSIGAHAVRRSEVRAGENVLVIGAGPIGLGVMILARQRGANVIAMDVNDERLAFCRDWAGIDHTINALQQPKEQLAALTNGEFPTVVFDATGNARSMTESFGLVAHGGKLVYVGLVKADITFHDPDFHKRELTLMSSRNATMEDFDNVRATMQDGIIDIERYITHRATFEDMIDQFETWLKPESKVIKAIVSL; encoded by the coding sequence ATGAGAGCAATTGTATGTGAACAGATCGAGAAGTTTAAGCTTGCAGAAGTGCAGGAGCCTAGCCTAAGAGCTGGCGAAGCTATTGTTCGCATCAAAAGGATTGGCATATGCGGGACTGATTTGCACGCTTATAAGGGGAATCAGCCGTTTTTTAGCTATCCTCGTATTCTCGGGCATGAACTGGCTGGTTATATTGAACAGATCAGTGAGGGAGTCACAGGACTACAAGTCGGTGATCAAGTAAGCATCGTTCCTTACATGCACTGCGGGGCTTGTATTGCTTGCCGTAATGGCAAGACGAACTGCTGCACGGATATGAGGGTACTTGGCGTACATATCGACGGGGGTATGAGAGAGCTGATCTCCTTGCCGGCCAGCCATCTCATTAAGACCGATGGGCTGACGCTAGACCAAGCAGCTATGTTAGAGCCGCTCAGCATCGGAGCTCATGCAGTGAGAAGATCCGAAGTTCGAGCTGGTGAAAACGTACTCGTAATTGGGGCTGGTCCAATCGGACTCGGCGTCATGATTCTGGCTAGGCAGCGCGGAGCAAACGTTATTGCGATGGACGTTAACGATGAGCGGTTGGCCTTTTGCCGTGATTGGGCAGGCATCGACCATACAATAAATGCCCTGCAGCAGCCGAAGGAGCAGCTAGCCGCTCTTACGAACGGCGAATTCCCTACTGTCGTATTCGACGCAACAGGGAACGCTAGGTCGATGACCGAGTCGTTCGGATTAGTCGCACATGGCGGCAAACTCGTGTATGTCGGACTTGTTAAGGCCGATATTACCTTTCATGATCCCGACTTTCATAAACGGGAGCTGACTTTAATGAGCAGCCGCAATGCAACCATGGAGGATTTCGACAACGTACGTGCCACCATGCAAGACGGCATCATCGACATCGAGCGCTACATCACGCACCGTGCGACATTCGAGGACATGATTGATCAATTCGAGACTTGGCTGAAGCCAGAGTCGAAGGTCATTAAAGCGATCGTTAGTTTGTGA